The Anaerolineae bacterium DNA segment GGTCTCCGAGAGTCGGACGAACGAAAGGCAGGCCCAGCGCTCGATCGTCCCACCGCAGGAGAAGCTGTTTGATGCCGTCGGACGTCCCTTCTCGGATGTGCCTATCAGCATCCGCCAAACCTCTCCTCCCGCACCGGCGGGAAAGGGCCCGAGCGCAGCAGGCACCGGGAGGCAAGGCGCGCACGCGCACCCATCGAGCGGAGGCGCACCTACAGTGCATTCGGGCCTCTTTTCGCAATCTGAGCGCAGCGCAGGACCTGAGCAGCGGTGCACATCGGGATCCGTACCGTCAGCCCCCGGCGGTCACGTGCTCGGTTGACAGGAGACGCCCGGAGCTCTATAGTGCCCTTACCAGCATCCAATCTCCGCCCCGAGGTGCGCTCGTGTTCAGAAAGGCCGTCTTCGACCCGGCTCAGCTCATAGACACGAACATCCCCGAGAACACCACTCTCAGGGGTGAGCTCAAGTGCGATGGGAACCTCCACATCGGCGGCCTGATCGAGGGCGGTTCCGTCGAGTGCTCCGGCAACGTCATCGTCAGCGAGAGGGCCGTGGTCAAGGCCGACGTTAGGGCGCGCAACGTCTCGGTCATGGGCACGGTGGAGGGTAACATCCTAGCGGATAAGGTTGAGATCCTGGATGGCGGCCGTGTCGTGGGAGACGTAGACGTGGTGGACCTGCTGCTCGACGAGGGAGGCATCGTTCGGGGACACGTGCTCATGCGCAAGGGAGAGCCAGCCCAGCCCGAGCCCCTGCCCCTTTCCGAGTCGAGCCCGTCGGTCGACGAGCCCAGGCCGGACGGAATCAGCCCACCCACGGCCGACTCGGCTGGGAGTTGAGCGCGGCCCGACGCGCTCCCGCTCGCTCCGCCCGCGCCTCGCTCAGGCTGCTTGCCGCCACATAGAGGAAGCCCGCCGCGTACAGCGCCAGGAAGGGAATGGCGTAGACGCTGCCCCGGCTCGCCGCCACGGCGATCGCCACCAGCGCGTAGGCCGCCATCCCTAGTTCCCCTAGCGTCCAGCTATCGGCCCCCACCACGTAGTGTCGCCCCCGCCAGTCGCCCCTCCTTCCCACCAGGCTGTACTTGGGGGTGCGCTCGAAGGCACCCCCGTCCGACCGCAGAGCGCGGATCACGGCGCGCGTGCTGCTCACGGCCAGTCCCGTCCCCAGCAGCACCAGAACGGGCAAATACGCCAACCGGCGCCATCCTGCGCCTCCCTGCATGGCTTGCGACAGGATGTAGAGAGTGGGAGGGCCCAGACTGGCCAGGCCCAAGAAGGTCAGGTGGAAGCGCAAGCCGCCATCCAGCAGCAGCAGTGGCAGAGACACCAGGAGCAGCACCAGCATCAGCGGGTGGCCCAGGTACCCGCCCATGTGTATCAGGCTCTCCACCTTCTGGCCCAACGATAGGCGGGAACGTAGCACGGGCCCGGCCAGGTAGCGCAGGCACTGGACGCTGCCAGTGGCCCAGCGTCGCTGCTGGCTCTTGAAGGCCGAGACCGTGGGCGGCACCTCTGCCGGCACCACCACCTCGGGCAAGTACAGCCCGCGCCATCCCGCCAGCTGGGCCCGGTAGCTCAAGTCCAGGTCTTCGCAGAGGGTGCGCGCGCTCCAGCCGCCTGCCCCTTCGATGCAGCGGCGCCGCCATATCCCCGCCGACCCGTTGAAGTTCATGAGCAAGCCGCTTCGCTGACGGGCCGGCTGCTCCACCACGAAGTGACC contains these protein-coding regions:
- a CDS encoding polymer-forming cytoskeletal protein is translated as MFRKAVFDPAQLIDTNIPENTTLRGELKCDGNLHIGGLIEGGSVECSGNVIVSERAVVKADVRARNVSVMGTVEGNILADKVEILDGGRVVGDVDVVDLLLDEGGIVRGHVLMRKGEPAQPEPLPLSESSPSVDEPRPDGISPPTADSAGS
- a CDS encoding glycosyltransferase, with the protein product MYLSYFLSAIYLLAALLLATYGFNSLVLTALFLRHRRGSRAEEPRWWPSVTVQLPVYNERWVVRRLLEAVSRLDYPRDRLQIQVLDDSDDYTHAMVDSMAARLRRRGLDVTVLHRTERSGYKAGALANGLASARGEFIAIFDADFVPPTNWLRRVVPYLAADRGLGFVQTRWGHINEGYSVPTRAQALALDGHFVVEQPARQRSGLLMNFNGSAGIWRRRCIEGAGGWSARTLCEDLDLSYRAQLAGWRGLYLPEVVVPAEVPPTVSAFKSQQRRWATGSVQCLRYLAGPVLRSRLSLGQKVESLIHMGGYLGHPLMLVLLLVSLPLLLLDGGLRFHLTFLGLASLGPPTLYILSQAMQGGAGWRRLAYLPVLVLLGTGLAVSSTRAVIRALRSDGGAFERTPKYSLVGRRGDWRGRHYVVGADSWTLGELGMAAYALVAIAVAASRGSVYAIPFLALYAAGFLYVAASSLSEARAERAGARRAALNSQPSRPWVG